Part of the bacterium genome, CCTAGGGTCAGGGTGATCGGGGTGCGAAATTCGTGGGAGACGTTGGCGAAGAAATCGGTCTTCAACCTCGCCAGCTCTTGGAACTCCTCCTTGCCTTTGCGGTGGAAGAGCGAACGCTCGTAGACCTTGCTCAGGCTTTGGGAAAGGATGTCGGTCATCTCGATCAACAGCATTCCGATGGCGCCGAGGACGCCGATCTGCACGGCCAGGATGCCCCAGCCCGGATGCTTGAGGCCGAGGCCGGCGGCCAAGACCATGTTCACCAGATAGAGGGCCAGGCAGGCCCGGCCCCATTTGGCCGAGCTTTGCAAGGTCCATATCACGGCCCCGCTGGCGCCGGTGACCGCATAGGCCGGCCACCAGGGCTGGAGGGCGCCGTCGACCATGAGGTAAGCCATCGGACAAATCACCGTCCCCAGCGCGGTATGGAAGATCAAGGGGAGCTGGGTTTCGGAGCGCCGCCGAATCCAATGATAGACCGCGAGGTTGAGCGCCGAGAAAATCCCGATCACTAACAAGGATTTCAGGCTGACTTGGCGCTGCCAGGCCTGGACGGCGGCCAATAGGAAAAGCCCGACGCTCAAGCCTCCGAACACCCACTCGATGTGGCGGAGCACTTCCTCGTTGACCGTCGTCGCCTTGGGTTTCTGGGGACCGGCGCCGGCGGCGGGCGAGGCCATCCAAATCGTGGCGCTGGCCGATGTTCTTTTCATGGGGAGAACCAGGGCCGAGTATAAGAAAATTTACTCTAGTCGGCCAGCCGCGATTTGGAGACAATACCGCCTAAGGGTTTTAAGAGGAGGTAGGGTTAGAATGAATCAACTGATCGATCGCTTTCTTGCGGCGGTTGGCCGAAAACGAAACATCAGCTTCTGGTATCATCCCAGCTACGACAGTCGGACCGTCCAAAAGCACACCAAAGTCCACGGCTTCGTTCACGATCGGGGGAAGAAACTGCTTTCCCATCTCTTGAACGAGAAGCTCATCGATATCGGCGACGTTCACCCGTCACCTTGGGTGGGCCTTTCGGTCCTGGGCCTCTTTCATTCGCGGGATTATCTGGAGTCGCTGGAGTCGAACCAGACCTTGGGCCGAATCTTCCATCTCAAGCCCAACCAGGTCGACACCGACGAATTGATCGGCGCCCAGCGCCGGGGCGTCGGCGGCACCATCATGGCGCTCAAGTCGGTCCTCCAGGGCGGCAAGAAGGTCGCGATCAACTTGGGCGGCGGCTTCCATCACGCCGAACCCGACAAGGGATCGAGCTTCTGCGTCTACAACGATACGGCGGTGGCCATTGCCAAGCTTCGCAAGGACGGCTTTCAAGGGCGGATCGCCATCGTCGACCTCGATTATCATTTTGGCAACGGCAACACCGCGGCCTTCGCCAAGGATCCTTCGGTTTTGGTCTACTCGCTCAACGGCCCCCAATTCTCGCCGGTTCGCAAGAAGAAGACCGAGTTCACTCTTCCCGAAGAGACCACCGACCGCCAATATCTCAAGAAGCTGGCCGAGACCATGCCGAAGGCGCTCAGCGCCTTCCAGCCCAAGCTGGTCCTTTATATCGCCGGCCATGACGTGCTCAACGACGACCCGCTGGGCGGCTTCGAGATGACGATCCCGGGAGTTTACGAACGCGATAAATTCGTCATCGATTGGGCCCAGCAAAGCCGCATACCGCTGGTGGTGACCTTGGCCGGCGGTTACAGCATGAAGGCCTGCCAGTGCTCGACCAACCTCTTGGCTTATGCCGTCGGCCACCCCGACCGGGTCGAGCTCAAGGAAGACACTCATTTCCATAAGCGCTTCAACCGGATCTCCAAGAGCCTCAGCAAGCTGGACTTGCAGAAAGACCTCTCGATGGAGAACGAGTTCAGCTTCTCCGAAGCCGACCTCTTCGGGGCCAGTCCCCTGGGCTCGACGACCAAGATCCTCGACTACTACTCGGCTTACGGGATCGAGCTCGGCCTCGAGCGCTACGGCATCCTGCCCAAGATCCGCAAGCTCGGCTACACCGATCTCAAGGTGACGGTCGACGCTTCCGAGCCCGACCACCAGTTGATTCGGGTGACCGGACGTTGGGAAGACGATCCGGTGCCCAAGTCCTATCTTTTGGGCGAGGTCATCCTGCGCAAGCTGGTCTTGCCTCAGCCCAAGGCCATCAAGGGCGGGAAGCTCGAAACGATCTCGATTGAATGGCTGCTGCTCCAGAACCCGCGGGGGGCTTTGCCGGACAAGAAGAATCTTCTCCCTGGTCAGGATCACCCGGGCCTGGGCTTGGGTGGCGAGGCCCAGGAGGTCTTCGTCCAGATGTGCATGCGCTTCGGGATGGACGGAGTGGCGCTTCATCCCTCGCATTATCACATTGGGTTGGGCGCCTCGGCCCTGTTCCATTTCCTCGACCCCAAGGTCGAGGGGCGCTTCCGGGCCCAGCGTGAGATCCTGAAGAAGAAGGATTTGGTCGCTGCCAGCTTTTGCATCGAGCAGAAGCGGCTCAAGCTCAAGAATGGCGAAATCATCGACTGGGTGCCGGGCGACCAAGTCCATGCGGTCAGCGACCGGCTCAAGGAGTATTTCCAATCGCCCGACTACGAGGAAGCGGCCTTGAAAGAGAAATACCGGCTGCTGCGGGAGGGTCTCCACATCGCCCGCGAACCGAAGCGCCTAAAAAAACGCAAAACCCCCCTTTGAAAAAGGGGGGCAGGGGGGATTTAGAGCCTTTGCACATTTGCAGGCTCGATCTCATTTGCGAGCCTCCGCAAAATCCCCCCAACCCCCCTTTTCCAAAGGGGGGTAAAGAAAATCGGCGACGGTTCGGAGCGGAGCTTTGCCGCCGTGGCGAGCCTCGACCCTGACCCGGTATTTCTCCTTGGTTTCAAGATCCAGCGTCACCCTGAAATCTTCCAAGCCCTGGCTGCGCAGCTTCTCGAGGTAGCCGCAATTCTCCATCTCGCGCTCGACTTGGTAGGCCGAAGCTCCGCTCGAGGACCGCAAGGTTTCCAGCTCCGGCCAGAAATCGGCCTCGCTGAGCTTGAAATCGGCTTCAGACCGGAACTGCGGATCGCTCGGATCGATGTCGTGGGCGACTTTGCGGAATCGGGAAGATTGGTCGGCGGCTGGATCGAAGGGCAGCGATTCCGATTCGCCCAAGGCCGCCAAGACCAGATTCAGCGCGGCTTGGCAGGCCTGGAGCGTGTAACCGCCGCCCAAGGTGATGACTCCGGGCAGGCCGCGGCTTTGCAGGAGGTCCAAAACCAGCCGGTCGCGGCGCCCGGCGCCGGCGAGGCTCAAGGAAAACTCGCCCAAGGGATCCCGCTCCAGGACGTCGTGGCCGGCGATATAGAAGACGAGCTTGGGATCGTGGCGGGATAGGAACTCGGGCAGGCTTTCCTCCAAGGCCTTGAGATAGGTCGAGTCGCCGACGATCCCCTCCATATTACGGTTGTAATGACCGGCGCCTTCCTTGTCGGTCCAGATCGCGCCGTGGAGCGAGTAATTGTGGACTTTGGGGTCGTCGAGGAAGCCGACGATATTGCCGTTGCCCTGATGGAAATCGAGGTCGACGATGACGACGTTTTCATCGAAGCCTTCCTGGCGAAGCTTGGCGATGGCCACTCCGATGTCGTTGAAGACGCAGAAGCCCGAGCCCATGTCAGGTTCGGCGTGATGGAAGCCGCCCCCGAGGTTGAAAGCCAGCGGCGGCCCGGCGAGCGCGGCCCGGGCCGCGGCCAAGGTGCCGCTCACCGCCCAGCGCTCGGCGCTCAGGATCTCGTCGACTTTGATCTCATGTTCGGGGGCTCCGAAGATCCGGGCCAAGGTCTCGCGCTTGCCGGCCCGCTCGAGATAGTCCCGGCTGTGGAAGAGGGCGAGGTCCGAGAGCGAGACCAGTGGAAAGTTCTTCAGCTGGCCCGGTTTCACCCGGCCTTCCTTGGCCAGCTGAGCCAAGACCCGCTTGCCTCGCAGCGCGATCATCCCCAGGGAGTGGGCGATCCGGCCCAGCGAGGGGGCTTCATAACGCGGGTGATACCAGAGGCTCAAGCGGCGCTCCCAACGCTTTCGGGCGATGAATCGATCCCACATGTCGCCATTATAGCCCATCGGCGGCAGCCCTTCCTGCGATATTTTTTTTCAGGATTGACGGACTCGAGGGGCTTGGCGACGATCTCTCCATGGCCCAGGACTCCCTCGGATATTTCGGAACCAGCACCAATCCCAGCCCCCGCTTCCTCCGCAAGATCTCGCCGGCCTTGAAGCTGCTCGAGCGCTATTTCGGCTACGAGCTGCAGGGCTGGAACAACATCCCCCGCGAAGGGCCGGTGCTCTTGGTGATGAACCACGGGGTCTTGCCCTTTCACGCGTTCCTGTTGACTCGGCAAATATACACCAAGACCGGGCGCTATCCTCGGACCTTGGCGGCGGAATTCCTCTTTCGTCTTCCCTGGCTCCGGGACTTGTTCCTCAAAGGCGGGGCCCTCAACGCCAGCCGGCGAAATGCCGAGCTCTTGCTCCGCAAGGGCAACCTGGTGACCGTCGCGCCCGGCGGAATTTACGAAGCCCTCTTGGTTCATCCCGGCGCCGAGCGCCTGCCTTGGCGGCGGCGCTACGGCTTCGTCGCCGTCGCGACCAAAATGAAGGTTCCGATCATTCCGTCCTACTGTCAGGGGATCAATGAGGCTTATTTGACCTCGCAGGTCCTGCTCAAGCAGCGGATCCGCAGCTTGAAGCGCTCCCGCTTCGCCATGCCCTTCTTCTTCGGGATCGGCCTGCTGCCATTCCCGGTGAAGCTGACCCATTGGATCGGCAAGCCGATCCCGACCCGGCGCAAGCAGGGCGAGACTTTTCGCCAAGCGGTGCGCCGGATTCACGACGAGGTGCTGAGGGCGATGCGCGATTTGATGGAAATTGCCAAGAAGAGCTCGGGCTAGCGAAAGCCGTTGAACCTGACGTCTTCCAGGCCCAAAATCGAAAATTTCGCCAGAACCCGCGAAGCCTCGTCATCGGTCTGACGGATGTCGATCGTCTCCTTGACGACATAGCGGGTGCTTTTCTCGAGATCGCGGAGGAAGCTGAGCTTGGCCCAGGTCGCGATCAGCGTGTCGAAGCGTTTTCGGACTTCGCCGCGAATCTGACGCTCCTCGGCGCTGATTTCGCGCATGATCATATCGTTTTTCTTGTTTTCCTTGTCGGCCGCGGCCTGGAGTCGGGCCATCTCTTGGCCGAGCTTATCGAGCTCGTTTTTTCGCTTTTTTTCGAGCTTGGCGATATCGGCCCGGATCTTGTCGAGGGGAAGACTCTTGGGTCGATAGCCCTCGGCGGTGATCTTCGCCCAGCTGCCGTGAAAGGGCGAATCCTTGGCGGCTTGGGCGTAGCTTTCCTTAAAGTGATATTGGATCAGCCGCTCCTCATATAGATGGCTGAAGATATCGAGCTGCGCGAAGCGTTTTTCATAGTTCCGAGAGCGGTAGTAAAAAGCAGTCAAGGCGGCGGCCAAGAGCGGCGCTTCGTCGAAGCCCTGGAGGGCCGTTTTCTGCCAGTCGACCAGCTCCTGTTCGCTCATTTGCTCCAGCTTACGGCCGGAGCTTTCGAGCAAATAGAGCCCTTGCATCGTGTAACGCTCGAAGGCATGGGCGATCCGAGCCACCGGCCGGCCTTCGCCGTCGCGGCCCAAGTCGAAGAGGGCGCCGAGCCAGTGGATCTTGGTTTCCTCGGTGATCGGTGCGCCCAATACCGGGTTCAAATACAGCTCGTCGAGGGCCGGGTCATAGTATTCGCCCGGCGGGAGCTCGGGCTTGGCGAAGTTGACCCTGAGTTTCCCGTCCTGAACCCGGCGCAGGGTCTCGCTGAAAAAATTTTGGTATTCGTTTTTGAAAAAGCGGTTGGGACCATTGGCGACTTCAAGCAGCGCCGCGGAGAGACCGAAAACTTGGACCTTTTCTTGGGGGTTGAATCCCGAAACCGGCTCGATTCGCTTGATGTACGTAGCCAGCTCCTGGGCCTCCTGGCCGGAAGGTTTTGCAAAGTAACTGAGGCTGCCCCGAGCCTGAGGCGGACAAGTCGGCGGCCGGGCCAATCCGTAGCTGGACTCCGATTCCGGACATTCGGGATCGGGCGGCGCCGGCGGCGCGCTTGGCTCGGATTTTGGTGGAAGAGCGCTCGAGCAGCCCCAAAGAGCGAGCCCGGCAACGGCTAGGAAGAGCAACGGCCCCATCGTAACTCCATCGTCTGCACAGAAGCACAAAGGTGATTATTGAGGGAATTGATCGAGGGACCCGAAGATAAGTTGTTGATTATTTTGAGGCCCCCCACAAATGGAGGGTGGCGTAGCTCCGCCATGGCCGCCAAGCCTGGGAAAGTGCTTCGGCTTGGGTCGGGGTCGCGCCGCCGAGCTTCTTGCGAAGGGCGAGGTCTTCCTTGGGAAAGGCGTCGGGCCAACGCAAGGCTCGCATGGCGATGTAGTGGGCGGTCCAAGGGCCGATGCCGGGGAGCTGCAAAAGCTTCGGAAGGACTTGATCCGGCGGCGCTCCGGCTTCGAGGACCAGTCTGCCCGAAAAGGCTTCCTGCGCCAAGGCCAGCAGGCTTCGGGCCCGGGCACCGACGATGCCGAGCTTGGTGAGGTCCCGCGGTTTGGCCGCCGCGAGGCTTGCGGGCCCCGGACTGAGCCGGTTCAATTCGGGATAGGGCGTCTCGATCGGATCGCCGAAGGCCTCGATCAGCCGGCCGGCCAGGGTCGTCGCGGCTTTGACGGTGACCTGCTGGCCCAAGACGGCCCGCAGGGCCAGCTCGAAGCCGTCGAAAGCGCCGGGGACCCGCAAGCCCGGATTTCGGGCCACCGCTTGGGCCAGCGCCGCTTGGCGGCTCAAGCGTTCGGCGATGAGGTCGGGCCGGGCGCTCAAATCGAAGAGATGGCGAAGTCGGCCCAGCAAAGCCGGCAGGACCGGGCTGAGCGAGCCGCTCAGCTCGACGGCGAGCCCGCGCCTTTCCGGGATATGACCGACGCGGATCCAGCCTTGGCGCGAGCCCAGCCGGACCGTCCGCCGGTATTCGCCGGCGGAGATGCATTCGACTCCCTTCAGCTCGCGCTGGGCCAGAAAATCCAGCAGCCCCGGCCAATCGAAGGGCGGGCGGTAGCTGAGCTGCAAGGTCAAGGTTTCGCGGTCCCGCGTTTTTCGGGCCGGGCTCGAGGCCTCTCGGCGCAGCCGGTTCGGCGGCATGCCATAGCGTTCGCGGAAGGCGTCGTTGAAGCGGCGGAGGCTGGCGAAGCCGCTGGCGAAGGCGACCTCGATGATCGGCAATCGGGTTTCGGTGAGCAGCTGCTTGGCCAAGAGCAAGCGGCGGGTGGAGAGCAGCTGGATCGGCGAAACGCCGAGCTCCTGCTGGACGATCCGCCGAATTTGGCGGGAGCTCAGCTCGAATTGAGCGGCGATCGACTCGATCCCGGCTTCGGGCGTTCCTTCCTCCAAGCGCTGGACGAGCAGGTCGGCGATGCGCCGAGCGTCGTCGACCGGGGCGCTCCCCGGCGCCAGCTCCGGCCGGCAGCGCAGGCAGGGACGAAAGGAATCGCTTTCGGCGGCCTCGGCGCTGGAGTAAAAGCGGCAGTTCTGGGCCCGGGGCGTCTTGGCGGTGCAGATCGGACGGCAGTAGATGCCGGTGGAGGTCACCCCGACGAAGAAGACCCCGTCGAAACGGGGGTCGCGGGCGGTCAAGGCTCGATAATAGGCGGCATGATCCATCGTCGTCATGGCTGGATTCTTCACTTTTGGGGCTTCGATTTCTAGCCGTTTTCGGACATCGAGGCGTCAGCCCATTTTGACGTCCGAAAACGGCGAGAGGAGGCCGGCGATGGCGTTTAAGGTCGGCTCGTCGAAAGGAGCTTGATGAAAAACCCAATTGAAAAAATTGAAATGGCGGTCGGTAACTCTTCCTTGGGACCGGTCCTGGTGGCGAAAAGCAGGAAGGGCCTCTGCGCGGTGACGCTCGGCGAGGATCGCCGGGCTCAGCGGCAATACCTGGAACAACGTTTCCCGGGGGCCGAGCTTTGCGAGGGCGGGGCCGAGATCGAGGCGCTGCTCGCCCAGGTGATCCGATTGGTGGAATCGCCGCGCCGGGGGCTCAAGGTTTCGCTCGATCTGCGGGGCACCGAATTTCAGCGCCAGGTTTGGCAGGCCCTGCGCGAAATTCCGGCCGGCTCGACTTCGACCTATACCGACATCGCCCGCAAGATCGGCCGGCCCGAGGCGGTTCGCGCCGTCGCCGGCGCTTGCGCCGCCAATGCGCTGGCGGTGCTCATCCCTTGCCATCGGGTCCTGCGCAGCGACGGCAATCTTTCGGGCTATCGCTGGGGCGTCGAACGGAAGCGCCGCTTGCTCGAACGGGAGCGTTGAAGACGCCTACTTTTCTTACAGAGGCTTGGCCGCCTTGGCTCGCTCCGCTTTGATGGAGTTCAGCGTCTCTTCCATGATGGCCGTCGGGACGAAGCTTGGTGGAAAAGATCGCGGCGGGAAGTCCTTGAAGGTCGCCGCAAACTGGAACACGTCGTCCATCGCACCGTAGATCCCGCCGATTTGGTTGAGGTTCCAATCCCAGTAGGTGTTGGAAGTGATGTCGGCTCGTTCATAGGGGTCCATGAAGAGATTGTAGATTTTTTGGAGGCGGAGCCGGGTGAAGGGCTCGGCCCAGACACCCATGGTTCCCGGCAGGCGCTGCTCGGCATAGACATACTTGATGGGGCCCTTCCGGTAGGCCACCAGCAGACCGTCGTCATCGGTGTAGAAGAAGCCTTCGCGG contains:
- a CDS encoding HAMP domain-containing sensor histidine kinase; amino-acid sequence: MKRTSASATIWMASPAAGAGPQKPKATTVNEEVLRHIEWVFGGLSVGLFLLAAVQAWQRQVSLKSLLVIGIFSALNLAVYHWIRRRSETQLPLIFHTALGTVICPMAYLMVDGALQPWWPAYAVTGASGAVIWTLQSSAKWGRACLALYLVNMVLAAGLGLKHPGWGILAVQIGVLGAIGMLLIEMTDILSQSLSKVYERSLFHRKGKEEFQELARLKTDFFANVSHEFRTPITLTLGPLEAILRGRHGELDPELRHQLEVAVRNQQRLLGLINQILDSAKVEAKAIELKASRQADVHRLIQEWVEPFRALADTRGLAIRTMLDPLAQGMEIYFDREKLEKILFNLLSNAMKFTKQGFIELATEVREDRFLIRVSDSGMGIKAEELPHIFERYRQAKGSSQSEFAGTGLGLNLVREFTRLHGGEVSAESVYGQGTRFELWFPLGRAHLTPEQIVEGNEAGGPLSPAPL
- a CDS encoding histone deacetylase, giving the protein MNQLIDRFLAAVGRKRNISFWYHPSYDSRTVQKHTKVHGFVHDRGKKLLSHLLNEKLIDIGDVHPSPWVGLSVLGLFHSRDYLESLESNQTLGRIFHLKPNQVDTDELIGAQRRGVGGTIMALKSVLQGGKKVAINLGGGFHHAEPDKGSSFCVYNDTAVAIAKLRKDGFQGRIAIVDLDYHFGNGNTAAFAKDPSVLVYSLNGPQFSPVRKKKTEFTLPEETTDRQYLKKLAETMPKALSAFQPKLVLYIAGHDVLNDDPLGGFEMTIPGVYERDKFVIDWAQQSRIPLVVTLAGGYSMKACQCSTNLLAYAVGHPDRVELKEDTHFHKRFNRISKSLSKLDLQKDLSMENEFSFSEADLFGASPLGSTTKILDYYSAYGIELGLERYGILPKIRKLGYTDLKVTVDASEPDHQLIRVTGRWEDDPVPKSYLLGEVILRKLVLPQPKAIKGGKLETISIEWLLLQNPRGALPDKKNLLPGQDHPGLGLGGEAQEVFVQMCMRFGMDGVALHPSHYHIGLGASALFHFLDPKVEGRFRAQREILKKKDLVAASFCIEQKRLKLKNGEIIDWVPGDQVHAVSDRLKEYFQSPDYEEAALKEKYRLLREGLHIAREPKRLKKRKTPL
- a CDS encoding histone deacetylase, whose translation is MGYNGDMWDRFIARKRWERRLSLWYHPRYEAPSLGRIAHSLGMIALRGKRVLAQLAKEGRVKPGQLKNFPLVSLSDLALFHSRDYLERAGKRETLARIFGAPEHEIKVDEILSAERWAVSGTLAAARAALAGPPLAFNLGGGFHHAEPDMGSGFCVFNDIGVAIAKLRQEGFDENVVIVDLDFHQGNGNIVGFLDDPKVHNYSLHGAIWTDKEGAGHYNRNMEGIVGDSTYLKALEESLPEFLSRHDPKLVFYIAGHDVLERDPLGEFSLSLAGAGRRDRLVLDLLQSRGLPGVITLGGGYTLQACQAALNLVLAALGESESLPFDPAADQSSRFRKVAHDIDPSDPQFRSEADFKLSEADFWPELETLRSSSGASAYQVEREMENCGYLEKLRSQGLEDFRVTLDLETKEKYRVRVEARHGGKAPLRTVADFLYPPLEKGGWGDFAEARK
- a CDS encoding lysophospholipid acyltransferase family protein, whose product is MAQDSLGYFGTSTNPSPRFLRKISPALKLLERYFGYELQGWNNIPREGPVLLVMNHGVLPFHAFLLTRQIYTKTGRYPRTLAAEFLFRLPWLRDLFLKGGALNASRRNAELLLRKGNLVTVAPGGIYEALLVHPGAERLPWRRRYGFVAVATKMKVPIIPSYCQGINEAYLTSQVLLKQRIRSLKRSRFAMPFFFGIGLLPFPVKLTHWIGKPIPTRRKQGETFRQAVRRIHDEVLRAMRDLMEIAKKSSG
- a CDS encoding AlkA N-terminal domain-containing protein; translated protein: MDHAAYYRALTARDPRFDGVFFVGVTSTGIYCRPICTAKTPRAQNCRFYSSAEAAESDSFRPCLRCRPELAPGSAPVDDARRIADLLVQRLEEGTPEAGIESIAAQFELSSRQIRRIVQQELGVSPIQLLSTRRLLLAKQLLTETRLPIIEVAFASGFASLRRFNDAFRERYGMPPNRLRREASSPARKTRDRETLTLQLSYRPPFDWPGLLDFLAQRELKGVECISAGEYRRTVRLGSRQGWIRVGHIPERRGLAVELSGSLSPVLPALLGRLRHLFDLSARPDLIAERLSRQAALAQAVARNPGLRVPGAFDGFELALRAVLGQQVTVKAATTLAGRLIEAFGDPIETPYPELNRLSPGPASLAAAKPRDLTKLGIVGARARSLLALAQEAFSGRLVLEAGAPPDQVLPKLLQLPGIGPWTAHYIAMRALRWPDAFPKEDLALRKKLGGATPTQAEALSQAWRPWRSYATLHLWGASK